The following are encoded in a window of Natrinema sp. HArc-T2 genomic DNA:
- a CDS encoding MFS transporter yields MTATKVSNAHEEALDSAQGWLIVGLGICILTAIWGAVFTFTVYADRLAATFSLSALQVSSVFSITTAVFLMAGGLFGVFAARFPLRPVLALIGIGLVITTALLQIVNSYLGVVVAFVLLGTTGGTAFTIVVSLAPQWFDVYQGLATSLTMTGIGLGPLVLPFAWLWLFDQTGFRSAFAAVVGVTAVLVFISSFVYHRPPRGSQNATTVDAAWLYARISDL; encoded by the coding sequence GTGACCGCAACTAAGGTGTCCAACGCGCACGAGGAGGCCCTCGATTCCGCGCAGGGGTGGCTGATCGTCGGACTCGGCATCTGCATTCTCACGGCGATCTGGGGGGCTGTCTTTACCTTCACCGTCTACGCCGATCGCCTCGCCGCGACCTTCAGCCTCTCTGCATTGCAGGTCTCGTCGGTCTTTTCAATCACGACTGCAGTCTTCCTCATGGCCGGTGGCCTTTTCGGCGTGTTCGCCGCTCGATTCCCCCTCCGACCGGTCCTTGCACTGATCGGCATCGGCCTCGTTATTACTACCGCACTCCTGCAGATCGTCAACTCGTATCTCGGTGTCGTTGTCGCGTTTGTACTCCTTGGCACGACCGGAGGAACCGCGTTTACGATCGTCGTTTCGCTTGCACCGCAATGGTTCGATGTCTATCAAGGGCTTGCGACGAGTCTCACGATGACAGGGATCGGTCTCGGCCCGTTAGTGCTGCCGTTCGCATGGCTCTGGCTGTTCGACCAGACCGGTTTCCGATCCGCCTTTGCTGCCGTCGTTGGTGTGACTGCCGTTCTCGTGTTCATCTCGAGTTTCGTCTACCATCGACCGCCGAGAGGTTCGCAGAACGCAACTACAGTTGACGCCGCATGGCTCTACGCGAGGATCAGCGACTTA
- a CDS encoding HalOD1 output domain-containing protein, translating into MEAEIQTKSFPTAEPDEDLSMMIIELISDLEGVDPVELSPPLYSVINPEALDALFHSASSDAPQTSGHVQFVYCGYEIRVQSDGEIAVLNR; encoded by the coding sequence ATGGAAGCAGAAATCCAGACAAAATCGTTCCCCACAGCAGAGCCAGACGAGGACCTGAGTATGATGATCATCGAACTGATCTCCGACTTGGAAGGTGTTGATCCAGTAGAGTTGTCTCCACCGCTGTATTCGGTGATCAATCCTGAAGCGCTGGATGCACTCTTTCACTCCGCAAGCAGCGATGCCCCCCAAACATCGGGCCACGTGCAATTCGTGTATTGTGGCTACGAGATCCGCGTTCAGAGCGACGGAGAAATCGCGGTTCTCAATCGCTAA
- a CDS encoding helix-turn-helix domain-containing protein translates to MPESFIADIVLTHPNAPLAPTLEAVPHASITEESVRPATTEDVPTVLYRVTDVDFHVFETELARDQTVAEWTQTMDFGDTRMYRVQLSPATILVSPTLSELGIHVVNSESADRGWRFRLETGERDHFGTLWEYCREEDIQFELEVLRSSGAQPIDEQAGIKAALTDRQRQVARVATQMGYYDKDGASAKDVAAELDIAPSTLSSHLRRINATVFESLFAVESD, encoded by the coding sequence GTGCCCGAGAGTTTTATCGCCGATATTGTGCTGACTCATCCGAACGCCCCGTTAGCGCCAACACTCGAGGCAGTTCCCCACGCGTCGATCACGGAGGAATCCGTTCGCCCAGCGACGACCGAAGACGTACCGACCGTCCTCTACCGGGTAACGGACGTTGACTTCCACGTATTTGAAACGGAGCTTGCTCGCGACCAGACGGTCGCAGAGTGGACCCAAACGATGGACTTCGGCGATACACGGATGTACCGCGTCCAGTTGAGTCCAGCGACAATACTCGTTTCCCCGACGCTCTCCGAACTCGGTATCCACGTCGTCAACAGCGAAAGCGCCGATCGCGGCTGGCGCTTTCGGTTAGAGACCGGCGAACGAGACCACTTCGGTACGTTATGGGAATATTGCCGCGAGGAGGATATCCAGTTCGAGTTGGAGGTACTCCGGAGTTCCGGAGCACAGCCGATAGATGAACAGGCTGGGATCAAAGCGGCGCTGACTGATCGCCAGCGACAGGTCGCCCGGGTCGCGACCCAGATGGGCTATTACGACAAAGACGGCGCCAGTGCGAAAGATGTCGCTGCTGAGCTTGACATCGCGCCGTCAACGCTATCGTCCCATCTCCGTAGAATCAACGCAACGGTATTCGAGTCCCTGTTCGCGGTCGAATCGGACTGA